Proteins from one Doryrhamphus excisus isolate RoL2022-K1 chromosome 19, RoL_Dexc_1.0, whole genome shotgun sequence genomic window:
- the LOC131107141 gene encoding uncharacterized protein LOC131107141 isoform X1, with amino-acid sequence MPTSVILIPPSRRHPPTLANGPLSDIVLNHGLHGSRDGSALAAGTVRKRAAFMKSPYYRENKQIQLSKAPRKRKRSPDIQQVAPAPIPCSTIPHDDPPDLAPTQPSGIQHDDPLTETPIPTLVSPHDDPPTKTPIPTLVSPHDDPPTETPIPTLVSPHDDPPTETPIPTLVIQHDDPPTETPIPTLVSPHDDPPTETPIPTLVSPHDDPLTETPIPTLVIQHDDPPTETPIPTLVSPHDDPLTETPVPTLVIQHDDPPTETPIPTLVIQHDDPPTETPIPTLVSPHDDPPTETPVPTLVSPHDDPLTETPIPTLVIQHDDPPTETPIPTLVSPHDDPPTETPIPTLVSPHDDPPTETPIPTLVIQHDDPPTETPIPTLVIQHDDPPTETPAFTMVIQHADLLPETPTFTLVIPRDDPPTETPIPPSAIPHDDLPVASILPRVPLPPISSPSEPLTIHNLSVEEYQCIYHEVVDAKLRSKKGRTRPYSLALGRSIKQKLWDRLCRPTFTKTVDEDGRVHITPSYGVGVSPPLYDVDISLEPKPQHRKTVKK; translated from the exons ATGCCAACATCAGTCATATTGATTCCACCAAGTAGGAGGCATCCTCCCACTTTGGCGAAT GGTCCCTTGTCCGACATTGTGCTCAATCATGGCCTCCATGGCAGCAGGGATGGATCTGCACTGGCAGCAGGCACTGTAAGGAAGCGTGCTGCCTTCATGAAGTCTCCCTACTACAGGGAAAATAAG CAAATCCAGTTGTCCAAAGCTCCCCGGAAGAGGAAACGGTCCCCCGACATCCAACAAGTGGCACCAGCACCCATTCCTTGTTCGACTATCCCACATGATGACCCGCCTGATTTGGCACCCACTCAGCCCTCAGGCATCCAACATGATGACCCACTGACAGAGACACCCATTCCTACCTTGGTGAGCCCACATGATGACCCACCGACAAAGACACCCATTCCTACTTTGGTGAGCCCACATGATGACCCACCGACAGAGACGCCCATTCCTACTTTGGTGAGCCCACATGATGACCCACCGACAGAGACACCCATTCCTACTTTGGTGATACAACATGATGACCCACCGACAGAGACGCCCATTCCTACTTTGGTGAGCCCACATGATGACCCACCGACCGAGACACCCATTCCTACCTTGGTGAGCCCACATGATGACCCACTGACAGAGACACCCATTCCTACCTTGGTGATCCAACATGATGACCCACCGACAGAGACACCCATTCCTACCTTGGTGAGCCCACATGATGACCCACTGACAGAGACACCCGTTCCTACCTTGGTGATCCAACATGATGACCCACCGACAGAGACACCCATTCCTACTTTGGTGATACAACATGATGACCCACCGACAGAGACGCCCATTCCTACTTTGGTGAGCCCACATGATGACCCACCGACAGAGACACCCGTTCCTACCTTGGTGAGCCCACATGATGACCCACTGACAGAGACACCCATTCCTACCTTGGTGATCCAACATGATGACCCACCGACAGAGACACCCATTCCTACCTTGGTGAGCCCACATGATGACCCACCGACAGAGACACCCATTCCTACCTTGGTGAGCCCACATGATGACCCACCGACAGAGACACCCATTCCTACCTTGGTGATCCAACATGATGACCCACCGACAGAGACGCCCATTCCTACCTTGGTGATCCAACATGATGACCCACCGACAGAGACACCTGCTTTTACCATGGTGATCCAACATGCTGACCTACTACCAGAGACACCCACTTTTACCTTGGTGATCCCACGTGATGACCCACCCACAGAGACACCCATTCCTCCCTCAGCCATCCCACACGATGACCTACCGGTGGCGTCAATACTGCCTCGTGTCCCACTGCCCCCCATCTCCTCTCCATCTGAACCACTAACCATCCATAACCTCTCAGTGGAGGAGTACCAGTGCATCTATCATGAGGTGGTGGATGCCAAACTGAG GTCAAAGAAAGGTCGAACCCGTCCGTACAGTCTTGCGCTCGGACGTTCCATCAAACAGAAGCTGTGGGATCGTCTGTGTCGTCCCACATTCACTAAAACAGTGGATGAGGATGGCCGCGTGCATATCACCCCATCATACGGCGTTGGAGTCTCCCCTCCGCTGTATGATGTGGATATTTCACTTGAACCCAAACCTCAACACCGGAAAACTGTAAAGAAATAA
- the LOC131107141 gene encoding uncharacterized protein LOC131107141 isoform X2 encodes MPTSVILIPPSRRHPPTLANGPLSDIVLNHGLHGSRDGSALAAGTQIQLSKAPRKRKRSPDIQQVAPAPIPCSTIPHDDPPDLAPTQPSGIQHDDPLTETPIPTLVSPHDDPPTKTPIPTLVSPHDDPPTETPIPTLVSPHDDPPTETPIPTLVIQHDDPPTETPIPTLVSPHDDPPTETPIPTLVSPHDDPLTETPIPTLVIQHDDPPTETPIPTLVSPHDDPLTETPVPTLVIQHDDPPTETPIPTLVIQHDDPPTETPIPTLVSPHDDPPTETPVPTLVSPHDDPLTETPIPTLVIQHDDPPTETPIPTLVSPHDDPPTETPIPTLVSPHDDPPTETPIPTLVIQHDDPPTETPIPTLVIQHDDPPTETPAFTMVIQHADLLPETPTFTLVIPRDDPPTETPIPPSAIPHDDLPVASILPRVPLPPISSPSEPLTIHNLSVEEYQCIYHEVVDAKLRSKKGRTRPYSLALGRSIKQKLWDRLCRPTFTKTVDEDGRVHITPSYGVGVSPPLYDVDISLEPKPQHRKTVKK; translated from the exons ATGCCAACATCAGTCATATTGATTCCACCAAGTAGGAGGCATCCTCCCACTTTGGCGAAT GGTCCCTTGTCCGACATTGTGCTCAATCATGGCCTCCATGGCAGCAGGGATGGATCTGCACTGGCAGCAGGCACT CAAATCCAGTTGTCCAAAGCTCCCCGGAAGAGGAAACGGTCCCCCGACATCCAACAAGTGGCACCAGCACCCATTCCTTGTTCGACTATCCCACATGATGACCCGCCTGATTTGGCACCCACTCAGCCCTCAGGCATCCAACATGATGACCCACTGACAGAGACACCCATTCCTACCTTGGTGAGCCCACATGATGACCCACCGACAAAGACACCCATTCCTACTTTGGTGAGCCCACATGATGACCCACCGACAGAGACGCCCATTCCTACTTTGGTGAGCCCACATGATGACCCACCGACAGAGACACCCATTCCTACTTTGGTGATACAACATGATGACCCACCGACAGAGACGCCCATTCCTACTTTGGTGAGCCCACATGATGACCCACCGACCGAGACACCCATTCCTACCTTGGTGAGCCCACATGATGACCCACTGACAGAGACACCCATTCCTACCTTGGTGATCCAACATGATGACCCACCGACAGAGACACCCATTCCTACCTTGGTGAGCCCACATGATGACCCACTGACAGAGACACCCGTTCCTACCTTGGTGATCCAACATGATGACCCACCGACAGAGACACCCATTCCTACTTTGGTGATACAACATGATGACCCACCGACAGAGACGCCCATTCCTACTTTGGTGAGCCCACATGATGACCCACCGACAGAGACACCCGTTCCTACCTTGGTGAGCCCACATGATGACCCACTGACAGAGACACCCATTCCTACCTTGGTGATCCAACATGATGACCCACCGACAGAGACACCCATTCCTACCTTGGTGAGCCCACATGATGACCCACCGACAGAGACACCCATTCCTACCTTGGTGAGCCCACATGATGACCCACCGACAGAGACACCCATTCCTACCTTGGTGATCCAACATGATGACCCACCGACAGAGACGCCCATTCCTACCTTGGTGATCCAACATGATGACCCACCGACAGAGACACCTGCTTTTACCATGGTGATCCAACATGCTGACCTACTACCAGAGACACCCACTTTTACCTTGGTGATCCCACGTGATGACCCACCCACAGAGACACCCATTCCTCCCTCAGCCATCCCACACGATGACCTACCGGTGGCGTCAATACTGCCTCGTGTCCCACTGCCCCCCATCTCCTCTCCATCTGAACCACTAACCATCCATAACCTCTCAGTGGAGGAGTACCAGTGCATCTATCATGAGGTGGTGGATGCCAAACTGAG GTCAAAGAAAGGTCGAACCCGTCCGTACAGTCTTGCGCTCGGACGTTCCATCAAACAGAAGCTGTGGGATCGTCTGTGTCGTCCCACATTCACTAAAACAGTGGATGAGGATGGCCGCGTGCATATCACCCCATCATACGGCGTTGGAGTCTCCCCTCCGCTGTATGATGTGGATATTTCACTTGAACCCAAACCTCAACACCGGAAAACTGTAAAGAAATAA